One genomic region from Pecten maximus chromosome 5, xPecMax1.1, whole genome shotgun sequence encodes:
- the LOC117326888 gene encoding insulin-like growth factor II: MAQATLIILLSVITVIHGSNQRMCGEQLADTLSLVCNGSFNKRSGLHNIKRDGTLPDGFKRSADQGVVEECCFREQGCTLATLQRYCAEPVFYDYADETGTTENTHEQVTEAPLVHGDQTETAHDDITTPSTSELSREQAIAARFLQIFRSGARGRGNSSRRRPYWFFLPGLQLGQRATRRPYTVNTR; this comes from the exons ATGGCACAAGCGACCCTAATTATTCTGTTATCGGTGATCACGGTGATACACGGAAGCAACCAACGGATGTGTGGGGAGCAACTGGCCGATACGTTAAGTCTTGTATGCAATGGTTCATTCAACAAGCGATCAG GCTTACACAATATCAAACGAGACGGGACGTTACCCGATGGTTTCAAACGTTCTGCTGACCAGGGAGTCGTGGAAGAGTGTTGTTTCCGAGAACAGGGATGTACGTTGGCCACCCTTCAGAGGTATTGTGCTGAACCTGTATTTTATGACTACGCGGACGAAACTGGAACTACTGAAAATACGCATGAAcag GTAACTGAAGCACCGCTAGTCCACGGAGATCAGACTGAGACGGCTCATGACGATATCACTACTCCGTCGACGTCTGAACTTTCCAGGGAGCAAGCAATTGCCGCCCGCTTCCTTCAGATATTTCGTTCCGGCGCCAGAGGTCGCGGCAATAGCAGCAGGCGTCGGCCATATTGGTTCTTCTTACCAGGTCTGCAGCTCGGTCAAAGAGCCACACGGAGACCATACACGGTCAACACTCGTTAA